From the Anopheles merus strain MAF chromosome 2L, AmerM5.1, whole genome shotgun sequence genome, the window TCGGCGCGGAAGACCTCCTTCTCGCGATGGGTCGACTCCCGACTCCATTCTCTTTGGTGTTGCGTTCTCTCGTTTCTACCGATtatctgtttctttttgtccGGCGCAAACTGTACGGATGGCTTTGTTTATCATTCGGTGCTGCCCTTGGGGTAGGACATCCAGCTTATGACGTCACGAAGCGGTAATAGAGCGTCATCTAGCCATCAGGATCGCCCCAAAAAGTAGTAGCGACAAGTCGAGCCGCTAGCAGGCAAGTCGTCGACCACCAGACGGCGTGCGACTGTTAATCGGAAAAGACGTGATCATGGTCTCGATCATGAAACTGCTGATAGTGCTGGTGTGCAGTGTCCTGTGCTGCACCGGGTGGGTGCAATGTGCCGAGGAATTCAACAGTAAGTTTGATGAAGTGATCTGTGCCTCTGATAGAAAGTGATTGTGATGCTGGGATTGCCGAACAAAACTAGTGATGTCATGGGTTTCGGTTTACGGCCCACAATAAATTAAACCCGCGATTCTTACACCTTTTTTGCGGGTTCTATCGTTTCCAGTGACACAGTACCGGCTGATGCCGCGAGTGTTTCATTTCGACGACTATGATGAGTGTCTTCGAGACGATCCGTCCGTGCCAGATGTTTACTGCATGGTTAAGGCCGTAGTGCAACCGAACGCATCCTCCCCCGCCTGGAACGTAATTGCTGACTTCTCCAGCAACTGGAAGCAGCACGTCAACCACGCACATCTTGACCGTGGGCTTTGTCTCAGCGGTTGCATCCAATTGCTGGACGAGCTGGAGCGCGCTAACGTCACGCAGCAGGAGCTACAGTCGTTGATCGTACCGAAATTTCAGATCGATTTCCCGGTAAATATGCATGTGATCAAGTAGTGATAGTGACCGTACTAGTTCAAGGGTGCACAaattttgtaatgaaaaaaaagtccaTACCAAGCTACACAGCGCATCCAAGGACATTGCAGTTGTTTTGAATGTGTCAATGAGTGGGACCGCTCGAAAAGCACGTTCTATAAATTGTGTTATTTAAAGACTTTGGACAATAATCTTCGTTGAAAACAAGTTATTTTGGTGAATGTCAGCATCATCGAGTGCAATGCCAAGCGAGTTAATTTAATGTTGCTTTGTTTACATGGCAGTTTTGTGCAGAGTGATCATTTACAGTGCCTATAGCAAAGTACATCTCTGCGTAGTTTGTTATTTCAAATTCGACGAGTGTATTTCAAGCGTTTTATGATATTGAGAACGAGTAGTCCTAGGTAATAGTTCAGGAATGAAAGTGTTAGAAaccgagagagaaagaaatttCATTTCTGCTTGCAATAATTTTGATTAAGAATTATGACTAATTTCATGAGCGTAAAATCATTGTATTTTTGACAGGAAAAAACGCGAAAGAACTGATTATTTTGGTTCTTTTCTTCGACTGGAATTATTAATCGATCCTCATGAATAAAGAAACCATTCGACCataaagcaaaaagcaaacaacctTGCGGGACTAATGAAATAGATTTTCCCTGCACTCACACTATGCTCCCAATTTGATGTTAATGTACGGTCATTTACGCCATTGCAGTACATCATCAAGAACGGCACGTTTCGGGACGTGGACACGTATCGACGCAACTACTCGGAGCTGTTTGCGAAGTGCATCAACTACGAGCTGCAGCAGAAGCATGGATTGCGTGCTTATACAGAAATCGAGTACTGCGACAGCAACAGGGAATCGTATCCGATCGGTAGTGTAGCCCCCATACCCTCAATGTCTGGCTTGTTAGCAATTTTCATAACCTTTACCATCCTGCCACTGTCGTCCTTATGTTTGAAGATAATTTGGAAATCGCTTTTCTGGTCGTGCTGGCcattctgctgctggtggtgtttTCCTCTAGCTGGTACGATCATCGCTGCAAGCAGGATCACGGATTAGACCACTACCGCAAGGAACTGCCAAGCAAAGGTACTTTAATTGTTGCACCAGCGCGTTTACTAACGATAGTCATCGACTAACAAAAATCCATTATGTTCCCGCTACCACAGCTGCCATGGTGCTGGTGTCGTTCTCCATCATCCGCAACTGGTATCGGCTGACGTCCCGAGGCGATGACTCGCTCAGCCGTTCGATACGGTACATCCACGCGGTAAGGTTTATGATTTTCATGATGATCAACATGGGGCATAACATCCTTTACGCACAGCCCCGCACGGCCATGACTATCGAGCGGGTAAGCCACGGTACAAAGAAGCAGACTGCGGATATAAATGTGACCGGATTATTTGCGggatttcctttcctttgcgcCCATTACTTTAATTACAGAAATTCAGCGAAGTTGATTCGATGATTGTTGCCAACGGTTCGCACATTGTTACCACGTTCTTCGTCATCAGTGCGCTTATGCTGGTCCTGTCGCTGGTAACCAAACTGGAACAGACAGGGCGGAAAATAGGATTCCTTGAAATCATTATGATTTCAATCGCTCGCTACGTTCGGTACGCAAAACTTGTCAATTTATGTTTGCCCTTTTCCCCTCGGGGAGACACCGTTTTTCTTGGTACATTTTCGGGCACAAACAACATATTCCCACGCAAACGTTTTCTATGTACTAATTCCCTTACtcttgcttcttttttgtcaTTTATGAATCAGTCTTACGCCCGTGTATGCTTTCATAATGTTTTTGGAAGCAACTTGGCTCGTGCGATATCTTGACGGTCCCCTGTGGCGCAAAGGATTCGAGACGGGACGCACGTACTGTCGCAAACACTGGTGGGTCAATCTGCTTTACATCAACAATTATTACGCTACGGATGAACCGGTAAGTAGCGCTTTTGTGAACTTAATTTCTTGATTTAATCATCTTTTCTGTACAATTTAACACATGATCGATACCAAAAATCAttgaaaaatgacaaaaacaacacatcaaGTACAGCACTCTGCTTTACAACATGCAGATAAGTGCCAACATGATTAGATCACGTTTTTACGCTCAAGTAGCTCAATcttggtacagtcgtcaactcgtacgacttaacaacatgcccgtcatgggttcaagccccgaatagaccgtgccgccatacgtagggctgactatcctgctatgggggggaatcaataagtcactgaaggccaaccccacaagtgggttggcaggccttgaccggcatcggttgttgagccaaagaagaagaagaagaagctcaaTCTTGGCAATCGTATTGTTAACGAAATTTTACAATTGCTCTCATCTTTCGTGCAGTGCATGCAACACACCTGGTACCTGGCAGCCGATTTCCACATGTTCGTTTACGGCCTGGTGGTGTGTGCCGTGGTGCTACGCTTTCCCAAATACCGGACGTACATACTTTCCTTTCTGCTGCTGGTCTGTACGATGGTTGCCGCCGTCGTGGTGTACGTGAACGAATACGAAGCTGTGACGGTTTTACCACCGGAGTAAGTTTTAAATTGAACGTTTTCGTATTAATTAGATTCATCCCAGCTGACCAAGAAGTGGCCACAGTTAAGCATGCAAGCTGGGATAATTGTTCTCTTtcgatatttgtttgtattgttaCTAAAAATTCAGTTATCTTTCAAATGATAACATCTACTATACAGAATAGTTGTTTTACATTTCCGCTAAAATATATTTAGTTTCAATACGTAGAATGTTCATTGGTGGATTTTGAGGAACATTAAGGCTTTTACTACATGCGAAAGCTTTTCAGTATTATTAACCATTTCAATACTATTATAACGccctttttatgttttacagTTGCACATTTTAGAGATGTTTTACCGGCTTAATCAAGAATGAACTTTGattgctgtattttttttcattttctattaATTTATCCTACAACAATGTTTGTGGCCTTGTTATCACTATACTTCAGTAAATATCCTTGCTTTTAAAAGATTCTCTACCGtccctgaataaaaaaaagattatctAATTCATGTTTCACTGAGTATAGAATACACATTTCTATTGAACAGAAAACATGTTGAATGTAAGCAATGCTTCGAAGATTTATTAGTATCAActacttatcaaaaacaaaatgaaatgtaatttttgcGTCATTTTTGACAACATTGTGAGCCAATAACTTATTAACAAAAAGGAAGAGTACTACGAGTTAGTTTTGGTTcgattaaataaacaaaaaaatttatttatcgAGTTGACTTCAGCGTACTGTTTCAAGTCATTTCTGATTATAAAACTCCAAATCgcttatttttcaaaatacgTCTTCCTAGCGTCTTCTTTCATGCGTTCACTTTTTACTTACTTACAAAAACGTTTACTTTTTCAAAAAGACatttaatgaaattcattAATCTATGTTAATCAAGCAATGACGCCATTATTGCATTGCATTTCTATTCTAATACATATTAAATACATACTAATTACAATGTAGAGTTCTTACTATTCCTCTTGGGAGAACAAATTCGTTCATGTCGTACTATACGTGTCCCGAGCCCCACCTGCAACACTTAAGTAACCATACCCGTTTTGTGCACCTCTTTCCCCACAAGACCGCTCAGATTTTTCTACTGGTACTGGGACATGTATCACGGAACGTACCTGCCGACGCACATGTACCTGGTCAATTACACGGCTGCCATCATGGGCTCCTTCTACATGCTCCATCTGCAGAGCAAGAACTTCAAAACTCCAAAGGTAACGCATACCACAGCTCGTAGCAATGCTGGACCGTGTAGATGTTTGAATTACGCTGTGCGTACATTTACCACCATTGTGTCACCTTGTTTTTGCGTCCTGTGTTCTTTTCCCGCCGACAGATGTTTTCATTACTGTGGTTGCTTGGCGTGCTGGCCATACCGGGAACGTTTGTAGCCGGGTACTTCATCTACAGCAACCTGTTCGACACACCGTCCGTGTGGATGGCGCTTGTCTTCCCGCTCGGTCGCATATTCTACACCGCGCTCATGTTCCTGCTCACCATCGGTTTCATCTTCCGCGCCAGCAAGCCCGTCCTGCGGCTGCTCAACATTCACTTCTTCGGTATCCTCGGACGCCTTACGTACTGTGCGTACCTGTGTCACTTTTTCATCACGCGGGCCACCTCGTTCGGCACCAGACGGTTGGCAAATCTGGGCGTATTTGAGATGGTAAGTATGGCTCGGAAGGTAAAATCCACCGTTCGCAGAAACAATTACTAGCACACGGAGCGACATGGATGTTCCCACTCGTGTAAGGTGTTACGCacttctttctcgctctcccGCTATTCACTCTGCATATGCATATTTCATAATGTActtattttttgctgttgttgtgtctTTCGTTCCTACGCACAGAACACCTCCAGTTGGTCGACACTCGTAATGTCGTACGTTTTCGGTTGGATGCTTTGTCTGATGCTTGAATCTCCGTTTATTGCTCTGCAGAAGATTCTGTTCGAGAGCCTGCATCGCAACAACAGATCGAACAACGCTGAAAGCAATCAGCATCTACAGGAGTACGTTCCAACGCCGTCCACATTTCTTGGAGCCAATGGGAAGTCTACGAAGGACGACGTAGAATCTTACACAAACTCTACGGCACAGCAAACGGCAGCTTTAAGCGTGCATTGAAGCAGGATT encodes:
- the LOC121591959 gene encoding nose resistant to fluoxetine protein 6-like, translated to MVSIMKLLIVLVCSVLCCTGWVQCAEEFNMTQYRLMPRVFHFDDYDECLRDDPSVPDVYCMVKAVVQPNASSPAWNVIADFSSNWKQHVNHAHLDRGLCLSGCIQLLDELERANVTQQELQSLIVPKFQIDFPYIIKNGTFRDVDTYRRNYSELFAKCINYELQQKHGLRAYTEIEYCDSNRESYPIDNLEIAFLVVLAILLLVVFSSSWYDHRCKQDHGLDHYRKELPSKAAMVLVSFSIIRNWYRLTSRGDDSLSRSIRYIHAVRFMIFMMINMGHNILYAQPRTAMTIERKFSEVDSMIVANGSHIVTTFFVISALMLVLSLVTKLEQTGRKIGFLEIIMISIARYVRLTPVYAFIMFLEATWLVRYLDGPLWRKGFETGRTYCRKHWWVNLLYINNYYATDEPCMQHTWYLAADFHMFVYGLVVCAVVLRFPKYRTYILSFLLLVCTMVAAVVVYVNEYEAVTVLPPEPLRFFYWYWDMYHGTYLPTHMYLVNYTAAIMGSFYMLHLQSKNFKTPKMFSLLWLLGVLAIPGTFVAGYFIYSNLFDTPSVWMALVFPLGRIFYTALMFLLTIGFIFRASKPVLRLLNIHFFGILGRLTYCAYLCHFFITRATSFGTRRLANLGVFEMNTSSWSTLVMSYVFGWMLCLMLESPFIALQKILFESLHRNNRSNNAESNQHLQEYVPTPSTFLGANGKSTKDDVESYTNSTAQQTAALSVH